The Fragaria vesca subsp. vesca linkage group LG2, FraVesHawaii_1.0, whole genome shotgun sequence genome includes a window with the following:
- the LOC101302213 gene encoding uncharacterized protein LOC101302213: MAAPVPHPLLPIPLPQAPNSTLGEPISGHRLYSWLGQCHGLWHNVALIMSSLLFALYLGYQSRKSFSKLSHGRSYIMMAYYGCLWLVSLLNLAWCFLQAWECTPDKELAWNVLSLFTTSGMLFLEVSLLAFLLQGNYASGLEALTRTFVVSGILVGVDILLKAIYMFGFGIPLFVDDNDHTHRMKWNLWSVHRLVLTAVYGFILFMYHSKWRDRLPARPAFYNYTAIMFLMNVLALFACGLTGNGAGFAYWLYGATIVCYHAFYLPLLYVTFLADFFQEDDLHLENVYYSEMKDAGFFDADWE, encoded by the exons ATGGCAGCTCCGGTCCCGCACCCTCTGCTCCCAATTCCACTCCCGCAGGCCCCAAATTCAACCCTAGGCGAACCCATTTCGGGTCACAGATTGTACAGCTGGCTGGGTCAGTGCCATGGGCTCTGGCACAACGTGGCGCTCATCATGTCCTCGCTTCTCTTTGCTCTCTACTTGGGCTATCAATCCAGGAAGAGCTTTTCGAAGCTATCTCATGGCCGCTCGTATATCATGATGGCCTACTACGGCTGCCTCTGGCTCGTTAGCTTGCTCAATCTCGCTTGGTGCTTTCTTCAG GCATGGGAATGCACACCTGATAAAGAACTGGCATGGAATGTCTTATCTTTGTTTACAACTTCCGGAATGTTATTTTTGGAAGTAAGCTTGCTGGCATTTTTACTCCAAGGGAATTATGCAAGTGGACTGGAAGCGTTGACACGAACATTTGTTGTCTCAGGAATCCTTGTTGGTGTGGATATACTTCTGAAG GCAATTTATATGTTTGGATTTGGAATTCCGCTGTTTGTCGATGACAATGATCATACGCATCGGATGAAGTGGAACCTGTGGTCTGTCCATAGGCTAGTACTTACTGCAGTTTATGGTTTCATATTGTTCATGTACCATTCCAAGTGGAGAGACAGGTTACCTG CAAGACCTGCGTTCTACAACTATACAGCTATCATGTTTCTGATGAATGTGCTGGCATTGTTTGCTTGTGGACTCACGGGAAATGGAGCTGGATTTGCGTATTG GTTATATGGGGCCACTATTGTCTGTTACCATGCCTTCTATCTTCCTCTTTTATATGTAACATTTCTAGCAGACTTCTTCCAG GAGGACGATTTACATTTGGAGAATGTATATTATTCAGAGATGAAAGATGCTGGGTTCTTTGATGCTGATTGGGAGTGA
- the LOC101302504 gene encoding acyl carrier protein 1, chloroplastic-like, which translates to MAATTGAASSISLRSRLHQNLALSRVNGLKPVSLSGNGRSSLSFGLQQRSVRLQICCAAKPETVDKVCQIVRKQLALPDDSAVSGESKFSALGADSLDTVEIVMGLEEEFGISVEEESAQSIATVQDAADLIEKLIEKTKA; encoded by the exons ATGGCCGCCACCACAGGAGCTGCTTCTTCGATCTCACTCCGCTCTCGCCTTCACCAGAATCTT GCACTGTCCAGGGTCAATGGTCTTAAGCCAGTTTCACTGTCTGGTAATGGAAGAAGTTCTCTTTCTTTCGGGTTACAGCAGCGTTCAGTACGGCTTCAGATTTGCTGCGCG GCCAAACCAGAGACAGTGGACAAGGTGTGCCAGATAGTTAGAAAGCAACTTGCATTACCAGATGACTCAGCAGTTTCTGGAGAGTCAAAATTTTCTGCACTTGGAGCTGATTCTCTTGATACG GTTGAGATTGTGATGGGACTTGAAGAGGAATTTGGTATTAGTGTGGAAGAGGAGAGTGCTCAGAGCATTGCAACTGTTCAGGATGCTGCGGATCTTATCGAGAAGCTCATTGAGAAGACCAAGGCTTAG
- the LOC101303075 gene encoding vesicle-associated protein 2-2-like, which yields MNSIVEIHPKELKFVVELMKQSSCSIRLTNTSDRHVAFKVKTTSPKKYCVRPNVGVILPKSSCEFSVTMQALKTALPDMDCKDKFLIQSTAVSSETTDADITASMFAKGEGKYVEEKKLRVFYISPPDSPMLSPIKVDLKQGQGHEASMLNDPVFSGVETLPPHKMVSKDGKFRAVNSEESKPSKETEVKPAKHVEMKVRKEEELKPAEAVELKPTKYEAVEATEDVESKSTNAVDMEPAKDVELKSAKVVELEPAKDMELNHAKNVEMKPSEALLLKRVKDVEADKAQVVEDLKLVKDIEEMKSKLLELELKLSQAEVTISKLTEERSSSMQEIKDLKEQLGYLSKGGVQRVEFPVIFACMVALFSILVVIAIAVKSLSMKVVSSL from the exons ATGAATTCAATTGTGGAGATTCATCCCAAAGAATTGAAGTTTGTAG TTGAGTTGATGAAGCAAAGCTCATGCTCCATTCGACTTACCAACACGTCCGACCGCCATGTTGCTTTTAAG GTTAAAACTACTTCCCCCAAGAAATACTGTGTACGACCAAATGTAGGTGTTATCTTGCCAAAATCATCTTGTGAATTCTCAG TTACAATGCAAGCTCTCAAGACAGCTTTGCCTGATATGGATTGCAAAGATAAGTTTTTAATCCAAAGCACAGCTGTTTCTTCTGAGACAACTGACGCGGATATTACAGCTAGCATG TTTGCGAAAGGTGAGGGTAAATACGTTGAAGAGAAAAAGCTAAGAGTATTCTATATCAGCCCACCTGATTCGCCAATGCTGTCACCAATCAAGGTAGACTTGAAGCAAGGGCAGGGCCATGAAGCTTCAATGCTAAATGATCCAGTATTTAGTGGAGTGGAAACACTCCCTCCTCACAAAATG GTTTCAAAGGATGGAAAGTTCAGAGCTGTAAACAGTGAGGAGTCAAAGCCATCAAAGGAAACTGAGGTGAAACCAGCAAAGCATGTGGAAATGAAAGTAAGAAAAGAAGAGGAATTGAAACCAGCAGAAGCTGTGGAATTGAAACCAACAAAATATGAGGCGGTGGAAGCAACAGAGGATGTGGAGTCAAAATCAACTAATGCTGTGGACATGGAACCAGCCAAAGATGTGGAGTTGAAATCAGCTAAGGTTGTGGAATTGGAACCAGCAAAAGATATGGAGTTGAATCATGCAAAGAATGTGGAGATGAAACCATCTGAGGCTTTGCTTTTGAAACGAGTAAAAGATGTAGAGGCAGATAAAGCACAGGTTGTGGAAGATTTGAAGTTGGTTAAAGATATTGAGGAGATGAAATCAAAGCTACTTGAACTTGAACTAAAGCTGAGCCAG GCTGAAGTTACTATCTCGAAGCTAACAGAGGAGAGGAGTTCAAGCATGCAAGAGATAAAAGATTTGAAGGAGCAATTA GGGTATTTGAGTAAAGGTGGTGTGCAACGAGTCGAGTTCCCTGTCATATTTGCTTGCATGGTGGCACTTTTCAGTATCCTCGTTGTTATAGCTATAGCTGTTAAAAGTTTAAGCATGAAGGTAGTATCATCACTTTGA